Proteins encoded by one window of Salvelinus sp. IW2-2015 unplaced genomic scaffold, ASM291031v2 Un_scaffold8341, whole genome shotgun sequence:
- the LOC112079528 gene encoding myosin-binding protein C, fast-type-like, with translation MVTEVWGFNAALEWKPPKDTGNTDXTGYTIQKAEKKTQGWFTVYEHNRRPSCTASDLVMGNEYSFRVFSENICGLSDEVAFSKNTAIIGKTDLEYNKPAFKEKDMSSSPKFTAPLVDRVVVAGYSTAISCAVRAYPKVRVCVCVCVEREGSTVIKCLSVC, from the exons ATGGTAACAGAGGTGTGGGGCTTCAACGCTGCTCTGGAGTGGAAGCCCCCCAAAGACACAGGCAACACTGATATRACCGGCTACACCATCCAGAAGGCTGAAAAGAAGACCCAG GGTTGGTTCACAGTGTATGAGCACAACCGCCGGCCCAGCTGCACAGCGTCTGACCTGGTCATGGGGAACGAGTACTCCTTCCGTGTGTTCAGTGAGAACATCTGTGGCTTGAGCGATGAGGTGGCCTTCAGCAAGAACACTGCCATTATAGGCAAAACAG ATCTGGAGTACAACAAACCAGCCTTCAAAGAGAAGGACATGAGCAGCTCCCCCAAGTTTACAGCTCCCCTAGTGGACAGGGTTGTTGTTGCAGGCTACAGTACTGCCATCAGCTGTGCTGTCCGGGCCTACCCTaaggtgagggtgtgtgtgtgtgtgtgtgtggagagggagggCAGTACTGTAATtaagtgtttgagtgtgtgttga